The genomic interval AATCAtagaatcactggcaaacactaaatgaggcttcctgaaccactgaggctttccagcccattggttcaccaaaaggttcatttacctgaagcctcatgaaacagtgtgctccctagtgacacctgctgttcaaagcaatgcatcgcacacaaATCTATTCATCCTGAGCAACCAAATTATCATAGTGTGGGCACAACCTTTTTCTAttgcctgtgtattaataaagtattttactctgcttgtattaacctatgcacacacaactcacacaaacacacaactttgtgttcaactattcagtagttctttgggttagtgatgacagcgaatgcccagaatgattgtaaataaattattatgagtgcagtgcttatgggactggaattgtggaacagcaaactgcagggatgggaaaagctttccctaatacagtatagtcttataataatattaataataataatattaatattatataataacactaggcctactactaatataggctatatataggtATATATATGGGTGATTCTTCAATTGGGGGAACTTTTATGTCCCCGGGTTATACATtcatgttaaaaatatatatattttaattacgTAGTATAGGTATTACAACTAAATATAGCTATATCTAGTTGTAATACCTATACTacgtaattataatatatatatatattatatatatatatatatataatatatatatttataataaaatataaatataatataaaatataaatataatataaattatatattatatttatatatatatatatatatatatatatatatatatatatatatatatatatatataaatataatataacatatatatatatatatatatatatatatatgttatattatatatatatatatatatatatatatatatatatatatatataaaggctaATTTAATAATCTACTGAACTATttataatttactctaataatctactaagtataatgtaatataatatataatacaagctatgatatataatgatatcgctactacaaccaacacctcaacaccaatgcaaataggcttgttcgacttcttGGACCGATCGGCAGcagacttgaagcagtgcatgccggttagaaatgttgtccgacttgagaccatagacagtaaaagaaatggacagagcgatcccattgacgtcaacggcgaaataataggcttgtttgagatgcgtcttgcctcgcctgaaataaaggcgagactaggcggctgcagtgaggggagaAGTGAAAAAAGAGCAGGCAAGCCGGACaattctctcttctcgtagtcagacacctgcgagatcagatgcggatatcgcgggattcacactcgtgcgctctgttgctgataaactggatgtaatttaagttctgttgcttttatatgaaaataaatattatgaacaagacacccaaagtttttgttatttatttcctttcgaaaggcctgtttatcaagcatttttactttaatcacacacatgtttttatatcctattttattaatatgacaacaatcacataacccacagaaagatcgcactgtccgagagtttgagaatatgcacacataatttatacacataaaaacttgatatcagagttttaaaattaaatatttaaaaaaacaaccttACATCACAGTTGTTAAAACCAAtaagcattaagctgtgtcgtcagcaagtcgtttcccatcgTGCTTTTGGTCAGCGCAATCGGTGGAgagagcaactgcgctcgactccagattaggcttgtttgagatgagcaaaatctgcgcagaacgatcaccggtgatcagcgcgagatgcatgccggttagaaatgtgtccgagggcggtccgccttgctctgatgtcatgccgacgtatgtcaaaaatctctcgcgatggcgaggcggacgtgtcggattctgcagtcgagcgcagttgctctTCACCGACTGCGCGGAGCAAAAGCAcgatgggaaacgacttgctgacgacacagcttaatgcttattggtttaaacaaccgtgaTGTAGGCTAAGCTAgtttgctttttaaaatatttgattttaaaactctgatatcatgttttaatgtgtataaataatGTGTGAATATTCCCAAACTCTCGGACAGTGCGATCTCTCTGTGGGTTATGACCCCAAGCCTATTCCGACAAACAAGCCTATTCCGACACATCCGCCTTGCcatcgcgagagatttttgacatacgtcagcatgacatcagagcaaggcggaccgccctcggacacatttctaaccggcatgcatctcgcgctgatcaccggtgatgtcagattttgctcatctcaaacaagcctattgaagtcaacctaggggcactcacttcctgatggctgagcgaactgcgcaggctcagactgagcttgacgacgtagatgtgacgtgagcctcctgtctgacagctgtaggtcttctagtagttgtggaaagtgaaagctgaatcacgttgtttaaatattttctcctgttgcttttggctcactatgggcttctccccattcttcccccttaactttatcagactttatgtctccatgtccccccgactgtctcatagacagtaaaagattgcctgcgagcgtctcctcaggtctatacggtaatttctcaactgtgcgacagagtcgcgttggttatgacgcaatcgttagcctatttttacaaaaacagcttctacggggcgatagtgtaagatactaggtaacggagccttttatgcattgtcgtgtttctttagaaataaacaatggacaaatggagtctttaaacgtctcagatgtaaagttattcattgtcaaagtgactcaaaaatgaatgggagtcaatgggatgctaacagcaggtgatggcttggttagcaatggcagcccctaggggtggaacgctttccgagtgctagattacccccttgagattacccccttgcttgagacagcgccgacagcacgtgactgtgacgtatgtcaacaaagtacagcgagagcgattcgagagcagccggctgatgcagccgctgcagattctcaagggggactgcaggTGGATGcaagagctctgatgacgacacatgATTGGCCGATTCACTGCATGACAGCGAACATgtgcgtttcgtgtttattctaaaaccttacgttaggctaatgctcacaaatcatttatttataacagtaaaacctcttttcgtGTAGCCGCGATGTTATAtcatcatgtttatcaaactaaaactgataaaaaccgttgacaacacttcattgatagtgtaggtttatatgttgaacattaatcttgtccaaatagacgctttattaaacagtacataaagtattgaatgaaaatgtaatttgaaacatctgtgtatttgagaaatattgtatttatttaacttcagctgtgataaagtttgcaaacgcagtgcaagcgtcactacgggaagcagaaagtgtccaacttcacgtctccgtttgcagctcctccccgcctgcactcggctactctcgccgatcgcatgaaTCAAGCcacagccgatgtcgaacacacctaatGCCTACTGCAAACCCCACAAAAGTCGCGAGGTTTCGAACCACTTTTATCCGGAAGCGATATGACGTATTCAACAGAAAACGAGGCCTTGTTTGTCATCGTCACgtgattttcacggaaacgatacaCGCCTCGAATCGGGGCTTCATCTGGAACTCCCCTTTTTGTTCGACACAAGCTCCGGAGCCtcgcttcagatgtcccatcactaCTAGCAGCACAACACATATTGTTTATAaacacattcacaataaaggcataatgtagacaaggtaggctgcttaaagactaaaatgttAATAGTTTTCAggcatatataggctatatatctGCATGATATATTTACAGCCTTGACAACCACATATGGGATGTGGGAGGAAGTGGGTAAATAATGAAATGATTATACGACTCATCACTGATTAGTGGAATTTGAAGTGTTACAACTCTCTCCCAATAGGCCTTTATCACAGCGGAAGAGAATACCGGAAGTGCTCGCCGAAGCAGTGCATCGTATCTTCCAGTTTTGCTAGCAAAAGGATGGCGTCGGGATATTAGATGACCTCGTCTTTATTGACatcctgcagtctccctctcagaaactgaagctttcgcgcctcgatcgccccccggtgcccggtcccagtatagtcgcccctctgtgttttctaatggacgcgaggcaaactaaacaataaaattacacttcaaatattttttccccaaagttaatgtcattgaaggcagttatcatcacgatgatttaatttcaagtgttcgtctttaaaataagattagttttacttaattatttgatgctataaaaacggggggtgtgacgccatgattgacagctgagatcaacgtcttctctgagtgaagttaattgtcactgaggcactaacagacttttttctggatttttgggagcatATTGGAGCTTTATCTTTAATTTGTACATTTCCATAGCTGTTTATTTcgcaccaacataattaattgttctgtatctgtgagagtgtgggcgggcttttgatattgcagctgtacttcctgctctctactgcgcaactccggtcccgaaatctctactgtgcagactcggtaccaagatgtcagcgccgttcaggccgcctgaaagcttcaaatctgccaagcagaaacggatgatgttgcgtcgtccatatttttttacggtctatgctcTCTCCATGTTGCAACCATACACTGTCTGGCCCATAGAGAATCATggttgtaaaaaacaaaacaaacaaaacaattgtTAAACtatgatacttcatttatttaaaaaataatgtttccaATAGTCACAACAATAACATACAGAATGGCACCTGCTCAGATTATATCTTTTAGATTTCCATGTGTTCACCGGCACCACAAACCACACTCAAACTAGGTTTTATTTCAATGGCCCAATAGTGTAGATTTAAAGAGCAGCATATAAAAAAGGCAACTCTTTTACAGCAAACCATCTGTTTACAAGATTAGTCCTATAATGTGTGCacaaaatagtattttatttcattcatacataaaaaaaatacttaaaatacTAATTCAGTCTAAATGTAGTATAGGATCAGAGTGTTAAAACATATGGTTTTGTTTTAAGCAGACTTGTTTGTCTGCTTTTGTGATTGCTTGAGATCTGATCTTTTTGTAGCAATTAATGTAGAAAGTCATAGTAAATCCAAGGGTATATAAAAGGCTACATAATATCAGTGCTGTCAGtcgatttaaaaaatataagtaaattgcattttttaaatacatttttatattgtaataatttcacatttaaactcacattttaaatatttgtttaatggtATCTTTTTTATGTAAGAAGGCATCACCGATTAGCCtgaatgccagccgaactcagccctgcccacaacatttgagcttgggcagttcggtctggacttgatccatagaggagagattatgcctgaacagaaactgttcggaccaatgaaatcatcagggcaggctttagacgatgacggacagatgataaacagtaacgcaatcatgcacatcatcaaaggggcttggattatatttgttcaaatcctaaacgcagagcttgtttgtatatagattcaccttcactatttctctctgaaataaTGATCATGTCGGTAAgtaactgtgtatccttaaataattatcttttttttacaacaccggcaaagattgtttatttcaGCGTGCATGCAGACagagttgccaagtttttacaacaaaacctgccaactactagcccaaaaaaCAACAGCTTCTTGGGGGTTCTCCAGaggaaaaaaatagcatttgggggtaaaatgtgttattttggcaaggtttcctactaaaattcgcattcatgggtctatatcatataatagtcgcttcaacccgcggacatggaaaacccACGGGAAAAAACGcgtggcaacacagtgcagttgagttctgttgacatttgacaaataACTTTATGCGTTGATTCGTTGCTCtaattggttgtaggtctatccaattgacgtctttcctggttcggttgaaacacgccccataattacagcccaatggagcagtttcagactcatattctgactagaattgagtatgaccacgtcaggctattcACCCATACAATACTCGTCATCCTCGCCAGTGTTGAAAAACGAAGATAATTTGACAACTGTTGCaaaagtcacactgcaggactgTGCATCAAATCTTCTGATACTGCCAGTATTTCGTCCGAGGTCACAGCGATCATTAATCGgttgccggtgaacatgtcaaactaacgatcaaATACTTCAGATATTAGCCAATGATCAGAgaaatcttttaggatttgaaaattgtttcagacggccaaatcgtggccaaaatcacaGTGTGTACCCGACTTTAGCCTCATTCAGACTGTCAGTCCAAATCCGATTGGAATCTGATCTATATGATTGACTGTCCATACTGTGCTCTTTCGTTTTCCGGAATATCTGCATTGGTTTATATAGCAACACTGTTAGGGTGGTAGGCATAAGTcaaaaacagcaacaacaaccGCAACAGAGGGGTAAGCAATTCAGATGTTGTCTTATTTACAACATGACATTGTGTAACCGCCACACAGGACTACTGCAGCAGAAGCGTATGAGGCTGGTATTTGTGGCTTAATTCTGTGCTTTTGTTTTCGACAGTTATAAGAGATGTTTCCATTATATTGTAAATTTTTACTCGACCCGAACTTTGCACCAACACTACCTTGTTTCTGTAGCATCTTTCAGGAGCCATGAATTGTATGACGTGGAAAAAAACAGATGCTGCATTAACTGCCTTAATTGTAACGCGTTATAATATAATGTGTACATTTTGACCAGCCTAATTGTATAGTATTTTAGAGAAAACAATGATAATAAAAGAAACCTAGAAGACGATTCTACGATTTTTTAAGGTGGTCTGGCAACTGTGGATATAGTTGATATTCCTGATATGGAGGTGGAGCTGATGAGTCAGACTGATGAGAAACTGAAGAACCAAATTGACCAGGAGGTCCAGTGTAACTAGGGGGAGCACACTGACCCGGAGGTCCAGGGTAACCAGGAGCAGGAAACTGACTGGGAGGAGGTCCGTAGTAGCCAGGGGCACCAAACTGACCAGCTTGTCCAACAACGTTAAGTGGCGGGGCAGATGGAGGCATAGGAGGTGCTTTGGGGTACACATTGCCACCTGGTGGTTGATTCCAGATTCCAAAGTCACTGTTTGTAGCACTATTTGCTCCTGATAAAGACTGAAGAGGTAGAATCACTACTGGGAACTTGATCTCCGGGTCTGAGGCATACGGCACATCCAGGTAGACCTAGGCACAAAGTACacatattataaattattaaattaaaagtgGGTAATGTGTCTCTATATTAGATAAGCAATCAGCACAGCCCTTGATTTAAAAGATGATTGACATCAAAATGATGCCAGTTTTGACATATGCCAATCTAATGTGTTTATTCCCTTTGCTTTATATGTTGAAACTCACCCGGAGTCTGTATTCAACCTTGAGAATCTTGCAGTTTAGGATAGAGATGTTAAGGCTGGGAGGAATAGGCAGCACTTTGGTGACAGTTTTTCTTAAACTCGGCTCAATGGGTTCCCCTTCCTCTTTAAATACCTCATGTGTGTAAAGTCTTCTCTTTCCTCTTGCGAAAAAACTGTGTTTTTCATACAGGCAGTATTTTGGTTTGACTGCACGGGATGAATTGTTCTGAACTTCAGCCAAAACTTTTAAGCCCTCTCCTGTAGTGAGGCACAATAAGATCAATTAAAATATCACTACAAACCATGATTGCATTTTAACAAACTAGGCCTCTTAATACAGATTCATGTAACATATGagatataaaataatacaataatacacaatttaaaaaatatacaaaaagcTTTGATAACATGCAGGGGGGATTGGGGtgaaagctccacaagtagtgtGTGGGCTCAGGTGGACTTGATGGTTGATTTCGAGCACGAAATGCATAACTTATTTGTCATTTATAACAACAGCTAAAATCACATGCTCTGAAAAGACCACATTTATGGAAAATGTCCATCTGCTACTCCATAGATGTTTACTATTTTATACATTTCATCTTCTTACAAAGTTTCAGAAATGGTTATATAAtggtttatataatatatataattttaccaAGGTAGTATCCCATTTTCTCAGTCTTTATGTTCATGGAGACACTCCCAGAGGTGAAAAGTTTCATTTGTTTATCTTTGGTGCCATACTGAGGGGCCTAAACAAGACAAAACACGCAAAACAGAGGTGACTGAACATCATAACATAATAGAGGAACAgatggttttagaaagcaaaTGCATGGGATGTAAGTCATAATCTCAGACCATTAGTTCAGGATTGGACACAATTGGACCGGGCACATAGTGAAACTCTGCTTTGGCTTTGCTGGAAATACGCATTGATCGGGATAGTTTTGTCTCCAAAGTGTAGACAATTTTTCCAACTGAACCTTTAAAGGTTGGTGGAAAGTGCCTGTAAACAGAGAAATTGTACAGCAAACCGCATCATTAAATGGTTGAAATTCTtgacaaataatttaaaaaatgtattttattatttgagtAACATATTAAATTGTGCAGTCAAGCCACTCTGTTTTAAGATAGTATCTGAATAACTTTTAGTTAGTGTATCCTGTCTATATtacacatttttaataacatttgtgTTCATTTGCTGAAAGTGCTAAGAATCTATTTtagtatttttcttattttttaattaatagttACACTACTTGACATCCTTGTTATAGACACATTCACATTTCACAAATTCTTACACTTTGCAAGAGAACGAATCCGAACTTACTGTAAAGGTAACTGAAATGTGAATGGGTAAACATGACGACCTGGTGCCACAACCGACGGATCTAacaagttaaaaaataaaatcaaagatCAGCATGTTTTTCAATTACATTTCCCAAGCTCGTTTTGCAATATTCATCTGATCCTCAAACAGACTTACACGGCTGTCCTGATGAATCTCTCAGCATCTCATTACCTACAAGATCAAgttacaacaaaaaataaagctgaTTAAATCGACATGATTTCCACTAACTTCCACTAAAAAACTAGATTCCTCCTACCATGCGTTTGGTTCTCCAAAACGAAAAACCTCTCGACGGAATAATACTTCTCCTTATCCGAGTAAACAACAGTTTTTTTACCATGACGCTCGCTCCAGCAAACCTCTGCTTTTCCTTTAATTTTCACACTCAGAGACTGCATTTGTGTGTCCTTCGCTACATCCAGAATGACTTGTCCCGATATAAAGTCACCGCTGGTGAAGGTATTGCTCTGATTAATAGCATTGTAAACGACAGAAATGTTTTTTACGGTGAGGGACATCATGTCTCCAGGGCAGGCAGTATCAACTTCTGACGTTTGAACTTAGTCTGTTCTAGACTGGCACGCGATTTCTGCGGGAAACAATCAGCAAAGTATGTGTGGACTTCCAGCGGTGGGTGGGGCATACCggagttttaaaatgttttcttttcgaAGGCTGTGTGCTTCGTGGGTGACAATACGGCATAATTCAAAGGAGCGAGGGACACAAGAGCTAGTTAGTTGTAACACACAGTTAAACTTCCCACATATGCAGGATCCATCAACATCATTATTTAGAGGGAAAATTGCgccaacattaaaaaaataaaataaaacacctCTTTGGATATCATCTATTTAACAATAGCAAAAGTTAATttcttgtttttgtgtgtttattgcaaataagacaaatctgacattttaatatttgttgCTGATCTAATGGTGCATTCAAGTCCTCCTAGGAAGTTgtgctagttcacccaaaaatgaaaatgatgtttatctgcttgtAGACTGATGTTCCGTAGGCTACACAACAATGCTCCGTATGAACTTTTATGGCCGATCGCTGAGTAAATACTGGTCATAGATAAACTATATACGTCTTCTTCATTTCTCCCTCTTTCACACACGATCAAGGCTGAGACACCTGTGGATATGCTGTACACAGATACAAATTTCACTCTCACACGCAACTCTGGCtgcattatgttaagccccgcccaccgactctatacatgacgTGAATGGCCCGTCAAGAGTTTGGCGgttacagctcagatgggtattgtagggaagcccgtttccgccactaaataaaaaaataaattgcgACTTTTTTATctagaattctgactttttttctcacaattgcaagttgtaaagtcacaattctgacttttttttctcacaattgtgagttataaagtcagaattctgagataaatcGCAATTGCgggagataaagtcagaattctgagatattaagtcgcaattgcgagttataaagtcattgaTCTGCCGCATCCCGGCAATAGTTGTCGTGAACACATTATTATAAGTATTTTAACTGTAGTTTTAGCTGATAATCATGGAATGCTTGTCTTATTACCTGAGTGGCAATATCTCTGAGCAAACGCGCTCTTGAGGGGATTTTAAATGCATGCTTTGGCACTGAAACAGAACGGATGTGAGGTGATAATGTTCATATTCTGATTTGTTATTATGGAACTATAATCCCCAGAACATCAccaccctcagaatttgctgtaATTCACGATTTCCTTAGAGAATGAGTGTGTTCAGTAATAACACGTCCAGTTGGGCTTATACATACAGTCACCTGAGCGTGGCGCTGCTGGGATCATATTTCATAAATAACAAATCATTAATAACATATTTCATAATAACGCATCAGAATATGCTGTAATGCAGGATTTCATTTGAGAATGAATTTTATTGACCTCCATATGTGCTCGGTTTTGATAATATTTGAAATAACCCCTCCTAGAACCTTCTATCTTGTATTTAGCTATGTATTTGTGTTCCGattcaaaaatgtgtatattttaatgatttaaaatgccattttacatatgaaaaaagttaaagctgcagtcctaACTTTTGCCGCTCCATGTCctgttaataaacagaactgcatgcgtcttgtggaagaacattgcagtcagagctacttctctctgtttctaTGACtagtcacgcagggactgtgctcctccgcagcagTTCCTACTAGACCGGTCTGAagtagtcccaatataaacgcTTATTATAAGTGTAACATAATGATTCagaaaacacggtttggaaaatgtacAACATCAATCCATTCTCGTTATATAATTTTTGAAAATcttgatcaaaaaaaaaaagttacagacacCTGCTTTAATAAtagtattttattgacaaaacattttagtttttaaaaaaaattattatatcagataacattttaagctgtcatatGGTCATGTTACAACAGGACCATAGACATTGAGTGGGACAAATTAAAATCTTAAAGGAAGTGtttgtaagattgtggccaaaactggtactgcaggtgtatcccctctccccctcccccctgactcgaggtttcCAGATTGGCTGCATGGATCCAgtaggaacgtttgtagatctgcagctgtggtaactagagcagtgCTGGCAACCCAGATGGTGAAatactactgacttcgtgattggtagataggtggagggcggaacttcaggccaaaacacaacatgtcaacatcaacatcagttgagggcaacaacaacttttaaatgacaatattctGGCCGGTCTACTGTTGTCAGTAATATAAGTATTTTAAATTAACGTGATTaattaatgtctagtgacatatcagggccattttatgattaattgaaatgcatttcttacattCAGTTCCTTTAAGTATGAAATAACAGCTAGTacaacaaaattataaaatcaAGACTACAGACATATGGTAAGTATATCTAAAACCTACTCTCAACCTTAACCCTACACACAGAAAAagagggtgtcaaaattgtacctttagcttgtccctggggcagtacccttaaaaggacatatttgtacctgttttactcctaaaaggtgcatattagtacctttgagtacaaatgcgtaccttaaagggatacttcactgccttttcatattaaacgaTTTTATTCCCTTAATTTAAACGAGTtaatacatacctctctcatctcactgcgtgcacttaatctctctgacacgcagtgacgatctgatagcatttagcttagctccctaagcccagttcattcactatggaaccaaacagagatcaagttagaagtaccaaacacctccacgtttgccctatttaaatacagttacacgagtagttgaacgatcaagtatggtgacaaaataaaacgtggcgcgtttctaatcggattaaaaaggagaactataatgtatggcggaatagcacttctgagagtacttcggctcggcacagtaaaaagttccggccgaaacatcttccctcacatctccctagcatagacagtaaaagaaatggacagagcgttcccattgacgtctacggcgaaagaatgaagtcaacctaggggcactcacttcctgatggctgagtgaactgcgcaggctcagactaaGCTTGacaacgtagatgtgacgtgagcctcctgtctgacagctgtgagtcttctagtagatgtggaaagtgaaagctgaatcacgttgtttaaatattttctcccgttgcttttggctcatgggcttctctccattcttctcccttgactttatcagactttatgtctccacgtccccccgactgcctcatagacagtaaaagattgcctgcgagcgtctcctcagttctatacggtaattt from Pseudorasbora parva isolate DD20220531a chromosome 3, ASM2467924v1, whole genome shotgun sequence carries:
- the LOC137070800 gene encoding arrestin domain-containing protein 3-like → MMSLTVKNISVVYNAINQSNTFTSGDFISGQVILDVAKDTQMQSLSVKIKGKAEVCWSERHGKKTVVYSDKEKYYSVERFFVLENQTHGNEMLRDSSGQPYPSVVAPGRHVYPFTFQLPLQHFPPTFKGSVGKIVYTLETKLSRSMRISSKAKAEFHYVPGPIVSNPELMAPQYGTKDKQMKLFTSGSVSMNIKTEKMGYYLGEGLKVLAEVQNNSSRAVKPKYCLYEKHSFFARGKRRLYTHEVFKEEGEPIEPSLRKTVTKVLPIPPSLNISILNCKILKVEYRLRVYLDVPYASDPEIKFPVVILPLQSLSGANSATNSDFGIWNQPPGGNVYPKAPPMPPSAPPLNVVGQAGQFGAPGYYGPPPSQFPAPGYPGPPGQCAPPSYTGPPGQFGSSVSHQSDSSAPPPYQEYQLYPQLPDHLKKS